In one Cyclopterus lumpus isolate fCycLum1 chromosome 24, fCycLum1.pri, whole genome shotgun sequence genomic region, the following are encoded:
- the LOC117727875 gene encoding estrogen-related receptor gamma-like isoform X2, protein MSVRGLDPTCPPTIKREPSSPSSQGDVSPAQPSPGSTSSDTNSSYGALIKGHHNHSNGLDSPGLYGHTAGLASNVAANRMFVEEESQVKCEFMLGSVAKRVCLVCGDVASGYHYGVASCEACKAFFKRTIQGNIEYSCPASNECEITKRRRKSCQACRFVKCLSVGMLREGVRLDRVRGGRQKYKRRIDAENSPYLHPQNALPQKKTYFVGGVVENKVVSLLLVAEPEGIFAMPDPTVPESDIKALTTLCDLADRELVVNIGWAKHIPGFPSLSLADQMSLLQSGWMEILILRVVFRSLGLEDKLVYAEDYVMDEEQSKLAGLLDLNNAILQLVKKYKTMGLEKEEFVVLKAIALANSDSMQIEDSEAVQRLQDVLHGALQEYEAAHRPEDARRAGKLIMTLPLLRQTAARAVQHFCSIKQDGRVPMHKLFLELLEAKA, encoded by the exons ATGTCAGTGAGGGGCTTGGACCCCACCTGTCCCCCCACTATAAAGCGTGAGCCCTCCAGCCCCAGCTCTCAGGGGGACGTCAGCCCGGCCCAGCCCAGTCCTGGAAGCACATCATCGGACACAAACTCCAGCTACGGGGCCCTGATCAAGGGCCATCACAATCACAGCAATGGGCTGGACTCCCCAGGCCTCTATGGACACACCGCGGGGTTGGCCAGCAATGTAGCAGCGAACAG GATGTTTGTGGAGGAAGAAAGCCAAGTGAAGTGTGAATTCATGCTGGGCTCGGTGGCCAagcgtgtgtgtctggtgtgcgGTGACGTTGCCTCGGGCTACCACTATGGTGTGGCCTCCTGTGAAGCCTGCAAGGCCTTCTTCAAGAGGACCATCCAGG gtAACATTGAATACAGCTGCCCAGCGTCCAATGAATGTGAAATCACCAAGAGAAGGAGGAAATCCTGCCAGGCCTGTCGATTCGTGAAATGTCTGTCCGTGGGCATGTTGAGAGAAG gtgtgcgtTTGGACCGGGTTCGCGGTGGCAGACAGAAGTACAAGAGGAGGATAGATGCGGAGAACAGCCCGTATCTGCACCCGCAGAATGCCTTGCCTCAGAAGAAAACAT ACTTTGTTGGCGGTGTGGTAGAAAACAAAGTGGTGTCCCTGCTGCTGGTGGCCGAGCCCGAGGGCATCTTCGCCATGCCGGACCCCACTGTACCTGAGAGCGACATCAAGGCTCTGACCACGCTGTGTGACCTGGCTGACCGAGAGCTGGTGGTCAACATCGGCTGGGCCAAACACATCCCAG gcttcccctccctctctctggcgGACCAGATGAGCCTACTGCAGAGCGGCTGGATGGAGATTTTGATTCTCCGAGTGGTGTTCCGCTCGCTGGGCCTGGAGGACAAGCTGGTGTACGCCGAGGACTACGTCATGGACGAGGAGCAGTCCAAGCTGGCCGGGCTGCTCGACCTCAACAACGCCATCCTGCAGCTGGTGAAGAAGTATAAGACGATGgggctggagaaggaggagttTGTGGTCCTCAAGGCTATCGCGCTCGCTAATTCAG ACTCCATGCAAATTGAGGACTCCGAGGCAGTTCAGAGACTCCAGGACGTCCTTCACGGGGCCCTTCAGGAGTACGAGGCCGCCCACCGCCCGGAGGACGCTCGGCGGGCCGGCAAGCTGATCATgaccctccctctcctccgtcAGACGGCTGCTCGCGCGGTGCAGCACTTCTGCAGCATCAAACAGGACGGCCGCGTGCCCATGCACAAACTGTTCCTCGAACTGCTGGAGGCCAAGGCCTGA
- the LOC117727875 gene encoding estrogen-related receptor gamma-like isoform X1: protein MDLVDLYLPECFTYHSDTEHLGRMSVRGLDPTCPPTIKREPSSPSSQGDVSPAQPSPGSTSSDTNSSYGALIKGHHNHSNGLDSPGLYGHTAGLASNVAANRMFVEEESQVKCEFMLGSVAKRVCLVCGDVASGYHYGVASCEACKAFFKRTIQGNIEYSCPASNECEITKRRRKSCQACRFVKCLSVGMLREGVRLDRVRGGRQKYKRRIDAENSPYLHPQNALPQKKTYFVGGVVENKVVSLLLVAEPEGIFAMPDPTVPESDIKALTTLCDLADRELVVNIGWAKHIPGFPSLSLADQMSLLQSGWMEILILRVVFRSLGLEDKLVYAEDYVMDEEQSKLAGLLDLNNAILQLVKKYKTMGLEKEEFVVLKAIALANSDSMQIEDSEAVQRLQDVLHGALQEYEAAHRPEDARRAGKLIMTLPLLRQTAARAVQHFCSIKQDGRVPMHKLFLELLEAKA, encoded by the exons ATGGATTTAGTCGACCTCTACCTCCCAGAGTGTTTCACCTACCACTCTGACACAGA ACATCTGGGCAGGATGTCAGTGAGGGGCTTGGACCCCACCTGTCCCCCCACTATAAAGCGTGAGCCCTCCAGCCCCAGCTCTCAGGGGGACGTCAGCCCGGCCCAGCCCAGTCCTGGAAGCACATCATCGGACACAAACTCCAGCTACGGGGCCCTGATCAAGGGCCATCACAATCACAGCAATGGGCTGGACTCCCCAGGCCTCTATGGACACACCGCGGGGTTGGCCAGCAATGTAGCAGCGAACAG GATGTTTGTGGAGGAAGAAAGCCAAGTGAAGTGTGAATTCATGCTGGGCTCGGTGGCCAagcgtgtgtgtctggtgtgcgGTGACGTTGCCTCGGGCTACCACTATGGTGTGGCCTCCTGTGAAGCCTGCAAGGCCTTCTTCAAGAGGACCATCCAGG gtAACATTGAATACAGCTGCCCAGCGTCCAATGAATGTGAAATCACCAAGAGAAGGAGGAAATCCTGCCAGGCCTGTCGATTCGTGAAATGTCTGTCCGTGGGCATGTTGAGAGAAG gtgtgcgtTTGGACCGGGTTCGCGGTGGCAGACAGAAGTACAAGAGGAGGATAGATGCGGAGAACAGCCCGTATCTGCACCCGCAGAATGCCTTGCCTCAGAAGAAAACAT ACTTTGTTGGCGGTGTGGTAGAAAACAAAGTGGTGTCCCTGCTGCTGGTGGCCGAGCCCGAGGGCATCTTCGCCATGCCGGACCCCACTGTACCTGAGAGCGACATCAAGGCTCTGACCACGCTGTGTGACCTGGCTGACCGAGAGCTGGTGGTCAACATCGGCTGGGCCAAACACATCCCAG gcttcccctccctctctctggcgGACCAGATGAGCCTACTGCAGAGCGGCTGGATGGAGATTTTGATTCTCCGAGTGGTGTTCCGCTCGCTGGGCCTGGAGGACAAGCTGGTGTACGCCGAGGACTACGTCATGGACGAGGAGCAGTCCAAGCTGGCCGGGCTGCTCGACCTCAACAACGCCATCCTGCAGCTGGTGAAGAAGTATAAGACGATGgggctggagaaggaggagttTGTGGTCCTCAAGGCTATCGCGCTCGCTAATTCAG ACTCCATGCAAATTGAGGACTCCGAGGCAGTTCAGAGACTCCAGGACGTCCTTCACGGGGCCCTTCAGGAGTACGAGGCCGCCCACCGCCCGGAGGACGCTCGGCGGGCCGGCAAGCTGATCATgaccctccctctcctccgtcAGACGGCTGCTCGCGCGGTGCAGCACTTCTGCAGCATCAAACAGGACGGCCGCGTGCCCATGCACAAACTGTTCCTCGAACTGCTGGAGGCCAAGGCCTGA